In one window of Reinekea forsetii DNA:
- a CDS encoding CmpA/NrtA family ABC transporter substrate-binding protein, whose translation MASADVGWPEQEELKFGFIKLTDMAPLAVAYEKGFFEDEGLYVTLEAQANWKVLLDRVITGELDGAHMLAGQPLAATIGYGTKADIITPFSMDLNGNGITVSNSVWAQMKKNIPHQDGKPVHPIKADTLKPIIASYADEGKAFKMGMVFPVSTHNYELRYWLASGGIHPGYYAPHKGDTSGQIKAEVLLSVTPPPQMPATMEAGTIDGYCVGEPWNQQAVFKGIGVPVITDYEIWKNNPEKVFGITKAFAEENPNTTTRLVKALIRAAEWLDANNNANRPEAVRILAKPDYVGADYDVIANSMTGTFEYEKGDKRDVPDFNVFFRYNATYPYYSDAIWYLTQMRRWGQISEPKSDDWYKEIAAQVYRPDLYRLAAQALIDEGVIAADAFPAFATETGFKPVQDGFIDGISYNGLLPNDYLNKFSIGLKDEIL comes from the coding sequence ATGGCCAGTGCCGACGTCGGGTGGCCGGAACAAGAAGAGCTCAAGTTTGGCTTTATTAAATTGACCGATATGGCACCGTTGGCGGTTGCCTATGAAAAGGGTTTTTTTGAGGATGAAGGCCTATACGTTACCCTCGAAGCGCAGGCAAACTGGAAAGTTCTGCTCGATCGAGTAATCACCGGTGAACTGGATGGCGCGCACATGTTGGCCGGCCAACCATTAGCCGCCACCATTGGCTATGGCACCAAGGCCGACATCATCACGCCCTTCTCGATGGATCTGAATGGCAATGGCATCACTGTTTCCAACAGCGTTTGGGCGCAGATGAAGAAAAACATACCCCACCAGGACGGCAAGCCGGTTCACCCGATTAAGGCCGATACACTTAAGCCGATCATCGCGTCCTATGCTGACGAGGGAAAGGCCTTCAAGATGGGCATGGTCTTTCCGGTCTCGACCCACAACTATGAACTGAGATATTGGTTGGCCTCCGGCGGCATTCATCCGGGCTACTATGCCCCCCACAAGGGCGATACCAGCGGACAAATCAAGGCCGAGGTGTTACTCAGCGTCACCCCGCCGCCGCAAATGCCCGCGACCATGGAGGCCGGCACGATCGATGGTTACTGCGTGGGCGAGCCCTGGAACCAACAGGCCGTGTTCAAAGGCATCGGGGTTCCGGTGATCACCGATTACGAGATCTGGAAAAACAACCCAGAGAAGGTTTTCGGCATTACCAAGGCCTTTGCCGAAGAGAATCCCAACACCACCACTCGCCTGGTTAAGGCCCTGATACGGGCCGCCGAATGGCTCGATGCCAATAACAATGCGAATCGTCCAGAAGCCGTGCGCATACTCGCCAAGCCCGACTATGTCGGCGCCGACTATGACGTCATTGCCAACTCCATGACCGGAACATTCGAGTACGAGAAAGGCGACAAACGTGATGTACCGGACTTCAATGTGTTCTTCCGTTACAACGCCACCTATCCCTACTATTCCGACGCGATCTGGTATTTGACCCAAATGCGCCGCTGGGGACAGATTTCCGAACCCAAGAGCGATGACTGGTATAAAGAGATTGCCGCCCAGGTTTACCGCCCAGACCTGTATCGCCTAGCCGCTCAAGCCTTGATTGATGAAGGCGTGATCGCTGCCGATGCGTTCCCTGCCTTTGCGACGGAGACCGGTTTCAAACCCGTTCAAGACGGCTTTATCGATGGCATCAGCTATAACGGTCTACTGCCCAATGACTATCTCAACAAATTCAGTATTGGCCTTAAAGACGAGATTTTATAG
- a CDS encoding ABC transporter permease, translating into MTSQAQPNPVGRSKIPLPSLNLSSALALILPAMGISLFLLLWSAAAPRIDTSLGAFPGPGQVLDQAQTLLAEHQQERAKEVGFYQRQTERNADRLATDPNYDAKIRPYTGKPTFVDQIGTSLITVIAGFLLASAIAIPLGIFMGLSERLNQTLNPIVQILKPVSPLAWLPLVTMVVSAVYVSDDPYFQKSFITSLITVSLCSLWPTLLNTTVGVANIDQDLMNVSKVLRLSTLTHIRKIVLPASIPMVFTGLRLSMGTAWMVLIAAEMLAQNPGLGKFVWDEFQNGSSNSLARIIVAVLTIGFVGYCLDRIMLFIQQRVNWDKNTQVR; encoded by the coding sequence ATGACCAGTCAAGCCCAGCCCAATCCTGTCGGGCGGTCTAAAATACCGCTGCCCAGTCTGAACCTATCCTCAGCATTGGCCCTGATCCTCCCCGCCATGGGGATTAGCCTGTTTCTGTTACTCTGGAGCGCTGCGGCACCGCGTATCGATACGTCCTTGGGTGCCTTTCCGGGCCCCGGGCAAGTACTCGACCAGGCTCAGACCCTGCTAGCAGAACACCAACAGGAACGCGCCAAGGAAGTCGGCTTTTACCAACGCCAAACTGAACGCAATGCCGACCGTTTGGCCACCGATCCGAATTACGACGCAAAAATTCGGCCCTATACCGGCAAACCCACCTTCGTCGATCAAATTGGCACCAGCTTGATTACGGTGATTGCCGGCTTTTTGCTGGCCAGCGCGATCGCCATTCCGTTGGGTATCTTTATGGGCCTGTCGGAACGGCTTAACCAAACCCTGAATCCGATCGTACAGATTTTAAAACCGGTTTCTCCCTTAGCCTGGTTACCCTTGGTGACCATGGTGGTCAGCGCCGTCTATGTCTCGGACGATCCCTATTTTCAAAAATCCTTTATTACCTCATTAATTACCGTCAGCCTATGTTCGCTCTGGCCAACCTTGCTCAATACCACGGTCGGCGTGGCCAATATCGATCAGGACCTGATGAATGTCAGCAAGGTCCTACGCCTCTCTACCCTGACACATATTCGTAAGATCGTCCTACCGGCCTCGATTCCGATGGTGTTTACCGGCTTACGGCTGTCGATGGGCACAGCCTGGATGGTCTTGATAGCGGCCGAGATGCTGGCGCAAAACCCAGGTTTGGGTAAGTTTGTCTGGGATGAATTTCAGAATGGCAGCTCCAACTCCTTGGCGCGCATTATTGTCGCCGTGCTCACCATCGGCTTCGTCGGCTATTGCCTCGATCGGATCATGCTATTCATTCAGCAGCGAGTGAATTGGGATAAGAACACCCAGGTGCGCTAA
- the dnaK gene encoding molecular chaperone DnaK, whose translation MGKIIGIDLGTTNSCVSVLEGGKPKVIENSEGDRTTPSIVAYTDDDEILVGQSAKRQAVTNPANTVYAVKRLIGRRFEDDVVQKDIAMVPYKIVKADNGDAWVEVKGDKKAPPQISAEILKKMKKTAEDYLGESVSEAVITVPAYFNDAQRQATKDAGRIAGLDVKRIINEPTAAALAYGMDKRRGDSVIAVYDLGGGTFDISIIEIAEVDGEHQFEVLATNGDTFLGGEDFDMRMINYLAETFKKESGIDLKGDALAMQRLKEAGEKAKVELSSAAQTDVNLPYITADASGPKHLNVKVTRAKLESLVEDLIERSLEPVRIALKDADHDISDIDEVILVGGQTRMPMVQAKVAEFFGKEPRKDVNPDEAVAVGAAIQGAVLSGEVKDVLLLDVTPLTLGIETMGGVLTPLIDKNTTIPTKKSQTFSTADDNQAAVTIHVLQGERKMAGQNKSLGRFDLADIPPSPRGVPQIEVSFDLDANGILNVSAKDKGTGKEQSIIIKANSGLSDEEIDQMIKDAEANAEEDLKFEQLAQARNTADGLVHATRKSLKENGDKATDEEKESIEAACVAVEAAIKDEDKEAIDKAVEALSEASSAFSQKIYADAAQEAGAGPEAGADASAESADDAVDAEFEEVKDK comes from the coding sequence ATGGGCAAAATCATCGGTATTGACCTGGGCACGACCAACTCGTGTGTATCGGTCCTGGAAGGCGGCAAGCCTAAAGTTATCGAGAATTCTGAAGGCGATCGCACCACACCATCGATCGTTGCATACACAGATGACGATGAAATCCTCGTCGGTCAGTCTGCCAAGCGCCAAGCCGTTACCAACCCCGCCAACACCGTTTATGCGGTAAAGCGTTTGATTGGCCGTCGCTTTGAAGACGATGTCGTGCAAAAAGACATCGCCATGGTGCCCTACAAGATCGTCAAGGCCGACAACGGTGACGCGTGGGTTGAAGTGAAGGGCGACAAGAAAGCGCCACCACAGATTTCTGCCGAAATATTAAAGAAGATGAAGAAGACGGCCGAAGACTATCTGGGCGAATCTGTCAGTGAAGCGGTTATCACCGTACCGGCCTATTTTAACGACGCTCAGCGTCAGGCCACTAAAGACGCTGGCCGTATCGCCGGTCTGGATGTTAAACGCATTATTAACGAACCTACTGCTGCGGCACTGGCATACGGCATGGACAAGCGTCGTGGTGACAGCGTCATTGCGGTCTACGACCTCGGTGGCGGTACCTTCGATATCTCGATCATTGAAATTGCTGAAGTCGATGGCGAGCACCAGTTTGAAGTACTGGCAACCAACGGTGACACCTTCCTAGGTGGCGAAGACTTCGACATGCGCATGATTAACTACCTGGCTGAAACCTTCAAGAAAGAGTCGGGTATCGATCTAAAAGGCGACGCCCTGGCAATGCAACGTTTGAAAGAAGCTGGCGAGAAGGCTAAGGTTGAACTGTCCTCTGCCGCGCAGACCGACGTAAACCTGCCGTACATCACCGCCGATGCCAGTGGCCCGAAGCACTTAAATGTCAAGGTCACCCGCGCCAAGCTGGAATCACTGGTTGAAGACTTGATCGAACGCTCATTAGAGCCGGTTCGTATCGCTCTGAAGGATGCCGACCACGATATCTCCGATATCGATGAAGTTATTCTGGTGGGTGGCCAAACGCGTATGCCGATGGTCCAAGCCAAGGTTGCTGAATTCTTCGGTAAAGAGCCGCGCAAAGATGTTAACCCAGATGAAGCCGTTGCTGTTGGCGCAGCCATTCAGGGCGCCGTTCTGTCGGGTGAAGTGAAAGATGTATTGTTGTTAGACGTGACGCCATTAACCCTGGGTATTGAAACCATGGGTGGTGTCTTAACGCCGCTGATCGACAAGAACACCACCATCCCAACTAAGAAGAGCCAGACCTTCTCTACTGCAGACGATAACCAGGCCGCCGTGACCATTCACGTGCTGCAGGGTGAGCGTAAGATGGCCGGTCAGAATAAATCCCTGGGGCGTTTTGACCTTGCCGATATTCCGCCGTCACCACGCGGTGTACCACAGATTGAAGTGAGCTTTGACCTGGACGCCAACGGCATCCTGAACGTCTCGGCTAAAGACAAGGGCACCGGCAAGGAGCAATCGATCATCATCAAGGCCAACTCCGGTCTGTCCGATGAAGAAATCGATCAGATGATTAAAGACGCCGAAGCCAATGCCGAAGAAGACCTGAAGTTTGAACAACTTGCCCAAGCGCGTAACACCGCCGATGGCCTGGTTCATGCCACGCGCAAGTCACTGAAAGAAAATGGTGACAAGGCCACGGACGAAGAGAAAGAAAGCATCGAAGCGGCCTGTGTCGCGGTAGAAGCTGCCATTAAGGATGAAGACAAGGAAGCGATCGACAAGGCTGTAGAAGCCCTGAGCGAAGCCTCTTCTGCATTTTCACAGAAAATCTATGCCGACGCCGCTCAAGAAGCCGGTGCAGGACCCGAAGCCGGTGCCGATGCATCTGCCGAAAGTGCTGACGACGCAGTGGATGCAGAGTTTGAAGAAGTTAAAGATAAGTAA
- the dapB gene encoding 4-hydroxy-tetrahydrodipicolinate reductase, producing MQKIIITGADGRMGRALLSAVLDNPQLQLVGAVVKADSSLIGADVGELIGRGRLDIALSSDLSSLLASDTILIDFTAPQATLDNLAAALKHRSGVVIGTTGFNAEQLIEMNSYADRLAVVYAGNYSVGVNLSLQLLRLATRVMGADSDIEIIEAHHRHKVDAPSGTALMMGEAVAEALGQPLQALAVTDRAGQVGARAPGTIGFASLRGGDTVGEHTVLFAAEGERLEISHKASSRQTFARGALKAAQWLADQDKLGLYNMEDVLGFR from the coding sequence ATGCAAAAAATCATTATCACCGGGGCCGACGGCCGTATGGGCCGAGCGCTTCTGAGTGCGGTCTTGGACAATCCGCAGCTGCAATTGGTCGGCGCCGTGGTTAAGGCCGATTCTAGCCTGATTGGCGCGGATGTCGGTGAACTAATCGGCCGTGGGCGACTGGATATCGCGCTCAGTAGTGATTTGTCCAGCCTACTCGCCTCCGACACCATTCTAATTGACTTTACCGCGCCACAGGCCACGCTGGACAATCTCGCGGCAGCCCTTAAGCATCGCTCAGGTGTGGTGATTGGCACCACCGGTTTTAACGCCGAGCAACTGATCGAGATGAATAGCTATGCTGATCGACTAGCCGTGGTCTACGCCGGCAATTACTCGGTGGGCGTTAACCTGTCACTGCAACTACTGCGCCTGGCAACCCGAGTCATGGGTGCGGATAGCGATATCGAGATTATCGAGGCGCACCACCGCCATAAGGTCGATGCGCCCAGCGGTACCGCTCTGATGATGGGCGAGGCCGTCGCCGAGGCGCTGGGCCAGCCGTTGCAAGCCTTAGCGGTTACCGATCGCGCCGGTCAAGTTGGCGCACGAGCCCCTGGCACCATCGGCTTCGCGTCCTTACGTGGCGGTGACACAGTCGGTGAGCATACTGTGTTGTTTGCCGCCGAGGGCGAGCGCTTGGAAATCAGCCATAAGGCTAGCAGTCGCCAAACCTTCGCGCGCGGGGCGCTCAAAGCGGCTCAATGGTTAGCCGATCAGGACAAATTGGGCCTGTATAACATGGAAGATGTCCTAGGTTTTCGTTAG
- the recG gene encoding ATP-dependent DNA helicase RecG, translated as MQDTLTLDHPVERLKGAGPKLAEKLQLLGVVSIADLLFHLPYKYQDRTRLMPIASLRLGMAVVIEGEIKAAQVIFGKRRALLCRIQDGSGLLTVRLFHFSHAQQASLKSGHRIRCYGEVRLGPTGLEMIHPEYLARADGQFPPLDNRLTPLYPASEGLNQTRLRSLIDQALAVLARQGGLAEWIPPDWLTPWDLPSLTEAVQTLHHPDSASSTRALLAGEHPAQQRLALEELLAHHLRLMALRQMTQARGAHPIPASTRLAPQLLAALPFALTGAQHRVCQEIGLDLAKPMPMLRLVQGDVGSGKTLVAVMAALQVIESGMQVALMAPTELLAEQHYQNMSLWCGDLGVQVELLLGKTGKKARDGLLDRLEVGTTDLLIGTHALFQKGVDYHNLGLVIIDEQHRFGVQQRLALKEKAVNGSPHQLTMTATPIPRTLAMTAFADMDISVIDELPPGRTPVTTTLISQDRRDAVIRRVNVACEAGKQIYWVCTLIEESEELQAEAAEASANRLTEAIPQRRIGLIHGKLKSPEKSRLMAEFKAGALDILVATTVIEVGVDVPNASVMIIENPERLGLAQLHQLRGRVGRGTAESFCLLMFGQPLSEQGKQRLEVMRNTSDGFVIAEEDLKLRGPGEVLGTRQTGAIGFRVADMARDQHLLALIPELAERLSAEYPSHCQPIVARWLSETDRYAQV; from the coding sequence ATGCAAGACACACTAACCCTAGACCACCCGGTGGAGCGCCTCAAGGGTGCCGGCCCCAAGCTGGCGGAAAAGCTCCAGCTGCTCGGCGTGGTCAGCATCGCCGATCTGCTCTTTCATCTACCCTACAAGTATCAGGACCGCACGCGCCTGATGCCAATCGCCAGTTTGCGTCTGGGCATGGCGGTGGTGATTGAGGGCGAAATCAAGGCCGCTCAGGTGATCTTTGGCAAGCGACGCGCACTGCTGTGTCGTATTCAGGACGGCAGCGGTCTGCTGACCGTGCGCTTGTTTCATTTTTCCCATGCCCAGCAGGCCAGCCTGAAGAGTGGTCATCGCATTCGCTGTTATGGCGAGGTGCGGCTCGGGCCGACCGGACTGGAAATGATACATCCAGAATACCTGGCTCGAGCCGACGGCCAATTTCCACCCCTAGACAACCGCCTAACACCGCTCTATCCGGCCTCGGAAGGGCTCAATCAGACTCGCTTGCGCAGCCTGATCGACCAGGCGCTTGCGGTCTTAGCGCGCCAGGGTGGCTTGGCCGAGTGGATCCCACCAGACTGGCTCACGCCCTGGGATTTACCCTCCCTGACCGAGGCCGTGCAGACCTTGCACCATCCCGATTCGGCGAGCAGCACCCGGGCCCTATTGGCCGGTGAACACCCTGCCCAGCAGCGCCTAGCGTTAGAAGAATTGCTCGCGCACCATCTGCGCCTGATGGCGCTGCGCCAAATGACCCAGGCGCGCGGCGCACACCCCATTCCCGCGTCGACCCGATTGGCACCACAGCTGCTGGCCGCCCTGCCCTTTGCCCTGACCGGCGCGCAACATCGAGTCTGTCAGGAGATCGGCCTAGATTTGGCCAAGCCCATGCCGATGCTGCGCCTGGTCCAGGGTGATGTCGGCTCGGGTAAAACCCTGGTCGCGGTGATGGCCGCCTTACAGGTGATCGAGTCGGGCATGCAGGTTGCCCTCATGGCACCGACTGAACTGCTCGCCGAGCAGCATTATCAAAACATGAGTCTGTGGTGTGGCGATCTGGGCGTGCAGGTTGAGTTGTTGCTCGGTAAAACCGGCAAGAAAGCGCGTGATGGGCTGCTCGATCGGCTCGAGGTGGGCACCACCGACCTGCTGATCGGCACCCATGCCCTGTTTCAGAAGGGGGTCGACTACCATAATCTCGGCCTGGTGATCATCGACGAGCAACATCGCTTTGGCGTGCAGCAGCGCTTGGCGCTCAAAGAGAAGGCCGTTAATGGCTCGCCCCACCAGCTGACCATGACGGCAACGCCAATTCCGCGCACCCTGGCGATGACCGCCTTTGCCGATATGGATATCTCGGTGATCGACGAACTGCCGCCCGGGCGCACGCCGGTGACCACCACCCTGATCAGTCAAGATCGGCGCGACGCGGTGATTCGCCGCGTCAATGTCGCCTGTGAGGCGGGCAAACAGATCTATTGGGTTTGCACCCTGATCGAAGAGTCAGAAGAGCTGCAGGCCGAAGCCGCCGAAGCGAGCGCGAACCGACTCACCGAAGCCATACCGCAGCGCCGCATTGGTCTGATCCATGGCAAGTTAAAGTCACCGGAAAAATCCCGCCTGATGGCCGAGTTTAAAGCCGGGGCGCTCGATATATTGGTGGCCACCACGGTGATTGAGGTCGGCGTTGATGTGCCCAATGCCAGCGTGATGATCATTGAAAATCCGGAACGGCTCGGGCTCGCCCAGTTGCACCAGTTGCGCGGCCGAGTAGGCCGAGGTACCGCCGAGAGTTTTTGCCTGCTAATGTTTGGCCAACCGCTCTCAGAGCAGGGCAAGCAGCGTTTAGAGGTGATGCGCAATACCAGTGACGGTTTTGTCATCGCCGAAGAAGACCTCAAGTTGCGCGGCCCGGGCGAAGTATTGGGCACTCGCCAGACCGGTGCGATCGGCTTTCGCGTCGCCGATATGGCGCGCGATCAGCACCTGTTAGCGCTTATTCCCGAGCTGGCCGAACGCTTAAGCGCCGAATACCCCAGCCATTGTCAGCCGATAGTCGCGCGCTGGCTCAGTGAAACCGACCGCTATGCCCAGGTGTGA
- a CDS encoding ABC transporter ATP-binding protein, with protein sequence MSKPHLELSAVGIEFATPTGSFRALDNVNLKINQGEFISLIGHSGCGKSTVLNIVAGLYQASEGGALLDGREVNEPGPERAVVFQNHSLLPWLTAYENVELAVNQVFTRTMSKPEKREWIEHNLALVHMSHAIHKRPSELSGGMKQRVGIARALSMQPQVLLMDEPFGALDALTRAHLQDSLMEIQAQLGNTVIMITHDVDEAVLLSDRIVMMTNGPAATVGEVLTIELERPRNRLALADDPIYNRYRSEVLRFLYEKQRKVADIGDAKLDRIEPEGKRAVA encoded by the coding sequence ATGTCTAAACCCCATTTGGAATTATCGGCCGTCGGTATTGAGTTTGCCACGCCGACGGGCAGCTTTCGCGCCCTGGACAACGTGAATTTAAAAATCAACCAGGGCGAATTTATTTCCCTGATCGGCCATTCCGGCTGCGGTAAGTCGACCGTGCTCAATATCGTCGCCGGGCTCTATCAGGCCAGTGAGGGCGGCGCCCTACTCGACGGCCGAGAGGTCAATGAGCCAGGCCCGGAACGCGCTGTGGTGTTCCAAAATCACAGCCTACTGCCCTGGCTAACGGCCTATGAAAATGTCGAACTGGCAGTCAATCAGGTCTTTACCCGGACCATGTCCAAGCCGGAGAAGCGAGAGTGGATTGAACACAATCTGGCCTTGGTGCACATGAGCCATGCCATACACAAGCGTCCCAGCGAACTGTCTGGCGGCATGAAGCAACGGGTCGGCATCGCTCGCGCCCTGTCGATGCAACCGCAGGTCCTGCTGATGGATGAGCCCTTTGGCGCCTTGGACGCTCTGACTCGAGCCCATCTACAAGATTCCTTGATGGAGATCCAAGCGCAACTGGGCAATACGGTGATTATGATCACCCACGATGTTGACGAGGCCGTGCTGCTATCCGATCGCATCGTGATGATGACCAACGGGCCGGCCGCGACCGTCGGCGAAGTTCTCACCATCGAGCTGGAGAGGCCCAGGAACCGACTGGCGCTGGCCGATGATCCGATCTATAACCGCTACCGTTCGGAAGTGTTACGCTTCTTGTATGAGAAGCAACGCAAGGTAGCCGATATCGGCGACGCTAAGCTGGACAGGATAGAACCTGAGGGCAAACGCGCGGTTGCCTAG
- a CDS encoding HDOD domain-containing protein yields the protein MISHADANIPISVRQHLSQQSIVHALGTTQASPEQVEVCLLSDAKGIVQVFTSSHAVVELDKVRAVTGRDLTPLSINQVRALKLRLEVDTLPAFDDLIPADTLIDSGLYRCEQIFVHSGNAQFRIALKNGAAMKRKDSTAIADVATALPLGQVDYQLGLFDDDPTLIHSALTQFTALRIRQRLAETLEVPPLPDTAQAIIRLRVDPYSNIEKLSRIVERDPSLAAQVVSWASSSYYAAPGSVKSVQDAIVRVLGFDLVMNLALGLSLGKTLTLPTDPDQGANAYWHRAIYVAACVGALVGAIPREFRPGFGLCYLAGLLHNFGYLLMAHAFKPHFEATHLMIALNRHLEHQHIEKHILGITREQMASGLMGSWSMPSEVTLGIRYQGDPHYLGAHCDQAQLIYLAQHLLQEYGLLPPRHHLFDASVYERLHINTDSIEALMTQLQQSQPELDLMASALATGR from the coding sequence GTGATCAGTCATGCGGATGCGAATATCCCCATTAGCGTGCGTCAACACCTAAGTCAACAGAGCATTGTCCATGCTTTAGGTACGACGCAGGCCTCCCCAGAGCAGGTCGAGGTGTGCCTACTGTCCGACGCCAAGGGCATCGTTCAGGTCTTCACCTCATCCCATGCTGTGGTCGAGCTGGATAAGGTGCGCGCCGTTACCGGGCGAGACTTGACCCCGCTGTCGATCAATCAGGTGCGCGCGCTCAAACTGCGCCTAGAAGTGGATACCTTGCCGGCCTTCGATGACCTGATTCCGGCCGACACCCTGATCGACTCTGGGCTTTACCGGTGTGAACAAATTTTTGTCCACAGCGGCAATGCCCAATTCCGGATTGCCTTGAAAAACGGCGCCGCCATGAAGCGCAAAGACAGCACCGCGATTGCCGACGTCGCCACGGCCTTGCCGCTCGGGCAGGTCGACTATCAGCTCGGCTTGTTTGATGACGATCCCACGCTAATACATTCTGCCCTGACCCAGTTTACCGCGCTGCGCATTCGCCAACGCTTGGCCGAGACACTCGAAGTGCCGCCCTTGCCCGACACGGCACAGGCCATTATCCGCCTGCGCGTCGATCCCTATTCCAATATTGAGAAGCTCAGTCGTATAGTCGAACGCGATCCAAGCTTGGCGGCGCAGGTCGTGAGCTGGGCCAGTTCCTCCTATTATGCCGCCCCGGGTTCGGTAAAGTCGGTCCAGGATGCCATCGTCCGGGTACTCGGCTTTGACCTGGTGATGAACCTGGCCTTGGGCCTGTCGCTGGGTAAAACACTGACTTTACCGACCGACCCAGACCAGGGTGCCAACGCCTACTGGCACCGGGCGATCTATGTCGCCGCCTGTGTCGGCGCCTTAGTCGGGGCCATACCGCGAGAATTTCGCCCGGGTTTTGGCCTCTGTTATTTGGCTGGCCTGTTGCACAACTTTGGTTACCTGCTTATGGCCCACGCATTCAAACCCCATTTTGAGGCGACACATCTGATGATTGCGCTCAATCGTCACCTTGAACATCAGCATATTGAAAAACATATCTTGGGGATCACGCGCGAACAGATGGCCTCCGGTCTGATGGGCAGTTGGAGTATGCCCAGCGAAGTCACCTTAGGTATCCGTTACCAGGGTGACCCGCACTACTTGGGCGCCCACTGTGACCAGGCGCAACTGATCTACCTGGCTCAGCACCTGTTACAAGAGTACGGTTTACTGCCGCCGCGCCATCATTTGTTTGACGCTAGCGTCTATGAACGCCTGCATATCAACACGGATTCAATCGAAGCATTGATGACCCAGCTGCAACAGAGCCAGCCTGAGCTCGATCTTATGGCCAGCGCCCTTGCGACGGGTCGCTAA
- the dnaJ gene encoding molecular chaperone DnaJ, with translation MSQRDYYEILGVAKGTDEKEIKKAYRRMAMKFHPDRNPDDKESEGKFKEINEAYEVLSDSQKRQAYDQFGHAGVNGQAGQGGQGAGGFSDIFGDVFGDIFGGSGGRGRSSVQRGSDLKYNMELTLEEAVRGIEKTIRIPSLANCGICAGSGAKKGTSPIGCTTCGGSGQVRMQQGFFAVQQTCPACSGAGKIIKDPCTGCYGRGVKEETKTLNVKVPPGVDTGDRIRLSGEGEAGRHGGPAGDLYVEVHVKQHEIFERDGANLYCEVPISMTEAALGGELEVPTLEGRVKLKIPHETQTGKLFRLRGKGVKPVRGQAVGDLMCRVVIETPVHLTARQKELLQELQQSLEGKKHSPRSKGWFDGVKKFFDEV, from the coding sequence ATGTCACAGCGCGACTATTACGAGATTCTGGGTGTAGCCAAGGGTACCGACGAAAAGGAAATCAAGAAGGCTTATCGTCGTATGGCGATGAAATTTCATCCCGATCGGAACCCGGACGACAAAGAGTCTGAAGGCAAATTCAAAGAGATCAATGAGGCCTATGAGGTCTTGTCCGACAGCCAGAAACGACAGGCCTACGACCAGTTCGGCCATGCTGGTGTCAACGGCCAAGCCGGTCAGGGCGGTCAGGGTGCGGGCGGTTTCAGCGATATCTTTGGCGATGTCTTTGGCGATATATTCGGCGGCAGTGGCGGTCGCGGGCGATCGTCAGTACAGCGTGGCTCAGACCTAAAATACAATATGGAACTCACTCTGGAAGAGGCCGTTCGCGGCATCGAAAAGACTATCCGGATTCCATCGCTGGCCAATTGTGGTATTTGCGCCGGTTCTGGTGCCAAGAAGGGCACCTCGCCGATCGGCTGCACCACATGTGGTGGTTCGGGCCAGGTGCGCATGCAGCAGGGCTTCTTCGCCGTGCAGCAAACCTGCCCGGCCTGCTCCGGTGCTGGCAAGATCATCAAGGACCCCTGTACCGGGTGTTACGGTCGTGGCGTTAAAGAAGAGACGAAAACCCTCAACGTCAAGGTACCACCGGGCGTCGACACCGGTGATCGCATTCGCCTCTCCGGTGAAGGCGAAGCCGGTCGTCACGGCGGACCGGCCGGGGATCTCTATGTTGAAGTGCATGTGAAGCAGCATGAAATCTTCGAGCGCGACGGGGCCAATCTCTATTGTGAAGTGCCTATCAGCATGACCGAAGCCGCCTTGGGTGGCGAATTGGAAGTGCCGACCCTAGAGGGTCGGGTTAAGCTGAAGATTCCGCACGAAACTCAGACCGGTAAACTCTTCCGTTTGCGCGGCAAGGGCGTTAAGCCAGTTCGCGGCCAAGCCGTTGGCGACCTGATGTGCCGTGTGGTGATCGAAACGCCCGTGCATTTGACGGCTCGGCAAAAGGAATTGTTGCAAGAGTTGCAGCAAAGTCTCGAGGGCAAGAAACACTCACCGCGCAGCAAGGGCTGGTTTGACGGGGTGAAGAAGTTCTTCGACGAGGTCTAG